In Pongo abelii isolate AG06213 chromosome 15, NHGRI_mPonAbe1-v2.0_pri, whole genome shotgun sequence, a single window of DNA contains:
- the NRL gene encoding neural retina-specific leucine zipper protein isoform X2, whose translation MALPPSPLAMEYVNDFDLMKFEVKREPSEGRPGPPTASLGSTPYSSVPPSPTFSEPGMAGATEGTRPGLEELYWLATLQQQLGAGEALGLSPEEAVELLQGQGPVPVDGPHGYYPGSPEETGAQHVQLAERFSDAALVSMSVRELNRQLRGCGRDEALRLKQRRRTLKNRGYAQACRSKRLQQRRGLEAERARLAAQLDALRAEVARLARERDLYKARCDRLTSSGPGSGDPSHLFL comes from the exons ATGGCCCTGCCCCCCAGCCCCCTGGCCATGGAATATGTCAATGACTTTGACTTGATGAAGTTTGAGGTAAAGCGGGAGCCCTCTGAGGGCCGACCTGGCCCCCCTACAGCCTCACTGGGCTCCACACCTTACAGCTCAGTGCCTCCTTCACCCACCTTCAGTGAACCAGGCATGGCGGGGGCGACCGAGGGCACCCGGCCAGGCCTGGAGGAGCTGTACTGGCTGGCTACACTGCAGCAgcagctgggggctggggaggcaTTGGGGCTGAGTCCTGAAGAGGCTGTGGagctgctgcaggggcagggcccagTCCCTGTTGATGGGCCCCACGGCTACTACCCAGGGAGCCCAGAGGAGACAGGAGCCCAGCACGTCCAG CTGGCAGAGCGGTTTTCCGACGCGGCGCTGGTCTCGATGTCTGTGCGGGAGCTAAACCGGCAGCTGCGGGGCTGCGGTCGCGACGAGGCGCTGCGGCTGAAGCAGAGGCGCCGCACGCTGAAGAACCGCGGCTACGCGCAGGCCTGTCGCTCCAAGCGGCTGCAGCAGCGGCGCGGGCTGGAGGCCGAGCGCGCCCGCCTGGCCGCCCAGCTGGACGCGCTGCGGGCCGAGGTGGCCCGCCTGGCCCGGGAGCGCGATCTCTACAAGGCTCGCTGTGACCGGCTAACCTCGAGCGGCCCCGGGTCCGGGGACCCCTCCCACCTCTTCCTCTGA